TTTGAACAGCCGCCTCGAGGCCGTCCAGGCCGATCTCCTCGGTCATCGCCTCGAGGTCCGCCGGCCGCCACTCGCCGGCCAGCTTCGCCCAGGCCGCACTGCGCCGCGCCATCGGGCAGGCCGCCGAGTCGATGCCCAACAGCCTCGCCCCGCGCAGGATAAAGGGGTAGATGCTTGTGTTCAGCTCGGTGCCGCCCACCAGCCCACAGGCCGCTACCGCCCCGCCCCAGTAGAGGCTCTTGAGCAGCGTCGCCAGCGTCTGGCCGCCGACGGTGTCCACCCCGCCCTGCCAGGAGGGCTTCAACAGCGGCTTGAGCGAGGGCTCGGCCAGCGCCGCGCGGTCCAAGACGCTCGAGGCGCCCAAGCCGCGCAGCCACTCATGCGCCCGCCTTTTGCCGCTGCTCGCCGCTACCGTAAAGCCGCGGCCCGCCAACAGCGCCACCGCCAGGCTGCCCACCCCGCCGCTCGCACCGGTGACCA
This DNA window, taken from Deinococcota bacterium, encodes the following:
- a CDS encoding zinc-binding dehydrogenase, producing VTGASGGVGSLAVALLAGRGFTVAASSGKRRAHEWLRGLGASSVLDRAALAEPSLKPLLKPSWQGGVDTVGGQTLATLLKSLYWGGAVAACGLVGGTELNTSIYPFILRGARLLGIDSAACPMARRSAAWAKLAGEWRPADLEAMTEEIGLDGLEAAVQKILKGEMQGRVLVDLDA